The Lacipirellula parvula genome window below encodes:
- a CDS encoding TolC family protein: MFNINHNVFLTPRSGAWRRLVVCCCIAIGSNRAVAQSHVNLRIADSVLPAAEPIPLPTPEAAAGLGLEDLEQMALSCNPSVQRAAAMVAAAGGTWVQVGLAPNPSVGYEGQQIGSGGLAEQHGVLFSQEIVRGGKLALNRAVAGNERMRLEQELAAQRLRVLTDVRVAYFQVLLAQRQIDLTNNLTQIGQQSAKTVDALYRSQEVGKSDVLQAQLEIENSQILAENARNRYAAAWRSLSAVIGDPSLAPQPLHGDPLGDPQKIDFDEALGRLLSLSPEMAAASMAISRARAAIERERVEPVPNVTVQGLVNWMDNGINGKPDGGVAVSVPIPVFNRNQGGVARAQAELVAASRARDQLELDLRNRLAPTFERYANARNQVVRYRDVILPAADESLDLTRKTYTAGETNYVALLTAQRTYSHTQLGYLEAVRALRISEVQIDGLLLAGSLESAPTGSSSLEVGGGVQTEPVGAIGLVPQ; the protein is encoded by the coding sequence ATGTTCAACATCAATCACAACGTCTTTCTAACGCCTCGCAGCGGCGCATGGCGGCGCCTTGTCGTTTGCTGCTGCATCGCAATCGGTTCAAACCGCGCCGTGGCGCAAAGCCACGTCAATCTGCGCATTGCCGACTCGGTGCTGCCCGCAGCGGAGCCCATTCCGCTGCCGACTCCCGAGGCGGCGGCCGGTCTCGGCCTGGAAGACCTCGAGCAGATGGCGCTCAGTTGCAACCCCTCCGTTCAACGCGCAGCGGCGATGGTCGCCGCTGCGGGCGGAACTTGGGTTCAAGTCGGCTTGGCGCCCAATCCGAGCGTCGGCTACGAAGGCCAGCAAATCGGCAGCGGCGGACTCGCTGAGCAGCATGGCGTGCTGTTTAGCCAAGAAATCGTTCGCGGCGGCAAGCTCGCGCTGAATCGCGCCGTCGCAGGGAACGAACGCATGCGGCTTGAGCAAGAACTCGCAGCCCAACGACTCCGCGTGCTGACCGACGTGCGCGTCGCCTACTTTCAGGTGCTGCTCGCACAACGGCAAATCGACCTAACGAACAACCTCACGCAAATCGGCCAGCAGAGCGCCAAGACAGTCGATGCCTTGTACCGCTCGCAAGAAGTCGGCAAGTCCGACGTTCTGCAGGCTCAGCTCGAAATCGAGAACTCGCAAATCCTCGCCGAAAACGCCCGGAACCGCTACGCCGCCGCCTGGCGCAGCTTGTCGGCCGTCATCGGCGATCCCTCGCTCGCGCCGCAGCCGCTCCACGGCGATCCGCTCGGCGATCCTCAAAAAATCGACTTCGACGAAGCGCTCGGCCGATTGCTCTCGCTCAGTCCCGAAATGGCCGCTGCGTCGATGGCGATCTCGCGCGCTCGCGCCGCCATCGAACGCGAACGCGTCGAGCCGGTACCGAACGTTACGGTGCAGGGCCTCGTCAACTGGATGGATAACGGCATCAACGGCAAACCCGACGGCGGCGTCGCGGTGAGCGTCCCGATTCCCGTCTTCAATCGCAACCAAGGCGGCGTCGCCCGCGCCCAGGCCGAGTTAGTCGCGGCGAGTCGCGCACGCGACCAACTCGAACTCGACTTGCGCAATCGGCTGGCCCCGACGTTCGAACGCTACGCGAACGCCCGCAATCAGGTCGTTCGCTACCGCGACGTCATCCTGCCGGCGGCCGACGAGTCGCTCGATCTCACTCGCAAAACCTACACAGCGGGCGAGACAAATTACGTTGCGTTGCTCACCGCTCAGCGGACGTACTCGCACACGCAGCTTGGTTACTTGGAAGCCGTGCGAGCGCTGCGGATTTCCGAGGTTCAGATCGACGGCTTGCTCCTCGCCGGCAGCCTGGAGAGCGCACCGACCGGATCGTCGAGCCTCGAAGTCGGCGGCGGCGTGCAAACCGAACCAGTCGGCGCGATTGGCCTCGTGCCGCAGTAA
- a CDS encoding efflux RND transporter permease subunit yields the protein MKFAHFFIDRPIFATVISVVTVILGGIAYLTLPAAQYPDIVPPTIVVRAMYPGASPEVIADTVATPIEQEVNGVEDMLYMSSQSTVDGVMQLTVTFKLGTDLDKAQVLVQNRVSTAEARLPEDVRRLGVTTIKSSPDLLMVIHLVSPKKTYDQLYMGNYALIQVKDALSRVDGVGDVTMPGLREYSMRVWIDTEKLAHLSLTGDDILRAIRAQNVQVASGVIGQPPQSVSGDYQLTINTLGRLLEPEQFEDMVVRTGADGRVIRLRDVARIELGSREYTVNTYLDGETAVAIAIAQRPGSNALATAAGVEQTIEELSKEFPEGLEYQIVYNPTVFVRESIDAVIHTLFEAAILVVIVVLVFLQNWRASLIPLIAIPVSLIGTFAAMSLFGFSLNMLSLFGLVLAIGIVVDDAIVVVENVERHIALGLPPREATYKAMDEVTAAVIAIAVGLSAVFVPTAFIGGISGEFYRQFALTIAVSTLLSAFNSLTLTPALCALLLQPHGAKRDLFTRFWDFAFGWFFRLFNRGFDRTSTLYAATVKWNLRKIALPLLLYAALIGATVYGFKAVPGGFIPRQDKGYLITVLQLPDGASLARTDAVVKQATEIIMKHPGVGFAVGFSGFSGATRSNSPNAAAIFVGPASVKNEGEAAPPILTQLDSLQQALMAIPDASIFVVPPPPVQGLGTAGGYKFLVQDRKGSGAQALQKATDELIAACYKEPTLAGVFTTYRASTPQLFADVDRVKANMLNVSLTSVFDALQTNLGSAYVNDFNLYGRTFQVRTQSEEDFRDQAEDIRRLKTRNANGRMVPLGSVVDVKWQSGPDRVVRYNMFPAAEVQGDTGAGHSSGEAIATIERLGREILPPGMTIAWTEIAYQEQLAGNTALYIFPLCVLFVFLVHSAEYESWSLPLAIILIAPICLPFALAGVSARGMDNNLITQIAFVVLIGLAAKNAVLIVEFAKQLEEEGHSTIEAAIEACRLRLRPIVMTSFAFLLGVLPLALAEGPASELRQVLGTSVFAGMLGVTMFGLILTPTFYVVLRYASDRFWRRGVK from the coding sequence ATGAAATTCGCCCATTTTTTCATCGATCGGCCAATCTTCGCGACCGTGATTTCGGTGGTGACCGTCATCCTCGGCGGCATCGCGTACCTCACGTTGCCGGCGGCGCAGTACCCCGACATCGTGCCGCCGACGATCGTTGTGCGAGCTATGTATCCGGGGGCTTCGCCGGAGGTGATCGCCGACACGGTGGCGACGCCGATCGAACAAGAGGTGAACGGCGTCGAGGACATGCTGTACATGTCGTCGCAGTCGACGGTCGACGGCGTGATGCAGTTGACGGTGACGTTCAAGCTTGGCACCGATCTCGACAAGGCGCAGGTGCTGGTGCAGAACCGCGTCTCGACGGCTGAGGCCCGGCTGCCGGAGGATGTGCGGCGGCTGGGCGTGACGACGATCAAGTCGTCGCCCGACTTGTTGATGGTGATTCACCTCGTCTCGCCGAAGAAGACGTATGACCAGCTTTACATGGGCAACTACGCCCTCATCCAGGTAAAGGATGCGCTGTCGCGGGTCGATGGCGTCGGCGATGTCACCATGCCGGGCTTGCGTGAGTACAGCATGCGGGTGTGGATCGATACGGAGAAGCTTGCGCATCTGTCGCTGACGGGCGACGATATCTTGCGGGCGATTCGTGCGCAAAACGTCCAGGTGGCGTCGGGCGTCATCGGTCAGCCGCCGCAGTCGGTCTCGGGCGATTATCAGCTGACGATCAACACGCTGGGGCGATTGCTTGAGCCGGAGCAGTTCGAGGATATGGTCGTCCGCACCGGAGCTGATGGCCGGGTGATTCGGTTGCGCGACGTGGCTCGGATTGAGCTTGGTTCGCGAGAGTATACCGTCAACACGTATCTCGACGGCGAGACGGCTGTGGCGATTGCGATCGCGCAGCGGCCCGGTTCGAACGCCCTGGCGACGGCGGCCGGCGTTGAGCAGACGATCGAAGAGTTGTCGAAGGAGTTTCCCGAGGGGCTGGAGTACCAGATCGTTTACAACCCGACGGTCTTCGTCCGCGAGTCGATCGATGCGGTGATCCACACGCTGTTTGAAGCGGCCATCTTGGTGGTGATCGTCGTGCTCGTGTTCTTGCAAAACTGGCGGGCGAGCCTCATTCCGCTCATCGCGATTCCGGTGTCGCTCATCGGCACATTCGCGGCGATGTCGCTGTTCGGGTTCTCCCTGAATATGCTGTCGCTATTCGGGCTGGTGCTGGCGATCGGCATTGTCGTCGACGATGCGATCGTCGTCGTGGAGAATGTCGAGCGGCACATCGCGCTCGGCTTGCCGCCGCGGGAGGCGACGTACAAAGCGATGGACGAAGTGACCGCGGCGGTGATCGCGATCGCGGTCGGCTTGTCGGCGGTGTTCGTGCCGACGGCGTTTATCGGCGGCATCAGCGGCGAGTTTTACAGGCAGTTCGCGCTGACGATCGCGGTGTCGACGCTGTTGTCGGCGTTCAATTCGTTGACGCTCACGCCCGCGCTCTGCGCGCTGCTCTTGCAGCCGCATGGGGCGAAGCGGGATCTGTTCACGCGGTTCTGGGACTTTGCGTTTGGCTGGTTCTTCCGGCTGTTTAATCGCGGGTTCGATCGGACGAGCACGCTCTACGCGGCCACGGTCAAGTGGAATCTACGCAAGATCGCGCTGCCGCTGTTGCTCTACGCGGCGCTGATTGGGGCGACCGTGTATGGGTTCAAGGCGGTGCCGGGCGGGTTTATTCCACGGCAAGATAAGGGATACCTCATTACAGTGTTGCAGCTGCCCGACGGGGCGTCACTCGCGCGCACCGACGCAGTGGTGAAGCAAGCGACCGAGATCATCATGAAGCATCCGGGCGTCGGCTTCGCGGTCGGCTTTTCGGGGTTCTCGGGCGCCACGCGGTCGAACAGTCCGAATGCGGCGGCGATCTTCGTCGGCCCGGCGAGCGTGAAGAACGAGGGCGAGGCGGCGCCGCCGATTCTGACGCAACTCGACAGTTTGCAGCAGGCGCTGATGGCGATTCCTGATGCGAGCATCTTCGTCGTCCCGCCGCCGCCGGTGCAAGGGCTGGGAACCGCCGGCGGGTATAAGTTCCTCGTGCAAGACCGCAAAGGGAGCGGCGCGCAGGCTCTGCAGAAAGCGACCGATGAGTTGATCGCCGCCTGCTACAAGGAGCCGACGCTCGCGGGGGTGTTTACGACCTACCGCGCATCGACGCCGCAGTTGTTTGCCGACGTCGACCGCGTCAAGGCGAACATGCTTAACGTGTCGCTCACGAGCGTGTTCGATGCGCTGCAGACGAACCTTGGCTCGGCGTACGTTAACGATTTCAATTTGTATGGCCGCACGTTTCAGGTGCGGACGCAATCGGAGGAAGACTTTCGCGATCAGGCGGAGGACATTCGTCGATTGAAGACTCGCAACGCGAATGGCCGGATGGTGCCGCTCGGTTCGGTGGTCGACGTGAAATGGCAGAGCGGGCCTGACCGCGTCGTGCGGTACAACATGTTTCCCGCGGCGGAGGTGCAGGGAGATACCGGGGCAGGGCATAGCTCGGGCGAAGCGATTGCGACGATCGAACGGCTCGGCCGCGAGATCTTGCCGCCGGGGATGACGATTGCGTGGACGGAGATCGCGTACCAAGAGCAACTCGCGGGGAACACGGCGCTCTACATCTTCCCGCTGTGCGTGCTGTTCGTGTTTCTTGTGCACTCGGCGGAGTACGAGAGTTGGTCACTTCCGCTGGCGATCATCCTCATCGCGCCGATTTGCTTGCCGTTCGCGCTGGCGGGCGTCTCGGCTCGCGGGATGGACAACAACCTCATCACGCAAATCGCGTTCGTTGTGCTCATTGGCCTCGCGGCGAAGAACGCGGTGCTGATCGTCGAGTTTGCGAAGCAACTCGAAGAAGAGGGGCATTCGACGATCGAGGCGGCCATCGAAGCGTGCCGGCTACGGTTGCGGCCGATCGTGATGACGTCGTTCGCGTTCCTGCTCGGCGTGTTGCCGCTGGCGCTGGCCGAGGGGCCGGCGTCGGAGTTGCGGCAAGTGCTCGGAACGTCGGTGTTCGCCGGGATGCTCGGCGTCACGATGTTCGGTTTGATTTTGACGCCGACGTTTTACGTGGTGCTGCGGTATGCGTCGGATCGGTTCTGGCGGCGCGGGGTGAAGTGA
- a CDS encoding winged helix-turn-helix transcriptional regulator has protein sequence MQRKDLSNEVCPVARSLEQVGEWWSMLILRDALAGLTRFDEFEKSLSIAPNMLSRRLAAMVESNILEKRKYCDRPPRYEYVPTQRGRDFQPVLWALLAWGNKHCTEAGKGIHIVNIKTGAVADPVLVDRKSGKLLSDQEYHLVCEAKAAQAAKERVEMINARRTASTADASSASAPAPKTSVPKKKATPTAKKASAAPKRPAAKRS, from the coding sequence ATGCAACGCAAAGATCTCAGCAACGAAGTTTGCCCCGTCGCGCGCAGCCTCGAACAAGTCGGCGAATGGTGGAGCATGCTCATCCTTCGCGACGCGCTCGCCGGACTGACGCGCTTCGACGAATTCGAAAAGAGCCTCTCGATCGCGCCGAACATGCTCTCGCGACGACTCGCGGCAATGGTCGAGTCGAATATTCTTGAAAAACGCAAGTACTGCGATCGCCCGCCGCGCTACGAGTACGTCCCCACGCAACGCGGCCGCGACTTCCAGCCGGTCCTCTGGGCGCTGCTCGCCTGGGGCAACAAGCACTGCACCGAAGCCGGCAAAGGGATCCACATCGTCAACATCAAGACAGGCGCCGTCGCCGATCCGGTGCTCGTCGACCGCAAGTCGGGCAAGCTGCTCAGCGACCAGGAATACCACCTCGTCTGCGAGGCGAAGGCCGCCCAAGCGGCCAAGGAACGGGTCGAGATGATCAACGCTCGCCGTACTGCGAGCACCGCCGACGCTAGTTCAGCGAGCGCACCGGCCCCAAAAACGAGCGTCCCCAAGAAGAAGGCTACGCCCACGGCGAAAAAAGCTTCGGCGGCCCCGAAACGTCCGGCGGCAAAGCGCTCGTAG
- a CDS encoding efflux RND transporter periplasmic adaptor subunit — translation MSNSRYRRGALAVRAAAPAVPLLFAIAFATGCSQQVEVPAPPPVEVVVGNPVKAPIVEWDEYVGRLEAIEFVEVRARVSGYLDAIYYDEGELVREGDLLCLIDPRPFQAEVNLANASLSEAKSQVEQAQATERQTEAEVKVAQSQFELSETLLKRAKSLLEKQAIPEQEVDIRQSEQRQAQASLEATSARLALAKTATASARSAEEAADARLELAQLNLGYTQIRAPITGRIGAREVTIGNMISGGVGQSTMITTIVSLDPIHAFFDADEQAFLKYQKLEGKPTGEETAEGKNPIFAGLADEPDEFPHRGHLDFFDNRMDAETGTMRGQAILPNPDLKLTPGLFARLRIPGSERYEAVLVPDFAVSADQSEKYVLLVNAEGKVERRNVKLGPPVRNLRVVREGLDGSEQLILRGLQRVMPGIPVKVKTETLALDAEGLPNDFERVPQREWLSQPRTNSRPVDERELANAAGESRIPVSKRAN, via the coding sequence ATGTCGAATTCCCGCTATCGGCGGGGTGCGCTGGCGGTACGCGCCGCCGCTCCCGCTGTGCCTTTGTTGTTTGCGATCGCCTTTGCTACCGGATGCTCGCAGCAAGTTGAAGTTCCTGCTCCGCCGCCGGTGGAAGTCGTCGTCGGCAATCCGGTGAAGGCGCCGATCGTCGAGTGGGACGAGTACGTCGGCCGGCTTGAAGCGATTGAGTTCGTTGAAGTGCGCGCTCGCGTGAGCGGCTACCTCGACGCGATCTACTACGACGAAGGCGAGCTGGTGCGCGAGGGTGACTTGCTTTGCTTGATCGACCCGCGGCCGTTTCAGGCGGAGGTCAACCTGGCTAATGCGTCGCTGTCGGAAGCGAAGTCGCAGGTGGAGCAAGCTCAGGCGACCGAGCGGCAGACTGAAGCTGAAGTGAAGGTCGCCCAATCGCAGTTCGAGTTGTCCGAGACGCTGCTCAAGCGGGCCAAATCGCTGCTGGAGAAGCAGGCGATTCCCGAGCAAGAAGTCGACATCCGGCAGTCGGAGCAGCGGCAAGCTCAAGCGAGCTTGGAAGCCACGTCCGCGCGACTTGCCTTGGCGAAGACGGCGACCGCTTCGGCGCGGTCAGCCGAAGAAGCGGCCGATGCGCGGCTTGAACTCGCGCAGCTCAATCTGGGGTACACGCAGATTCGCGCCCCGATCACCGGCCGCATCGGCGCCCGTGAGGTGACGATCGGCAACATGATCAGCGGCGGGGTAGGGCAGTCGACGATGATCACGACGATCGTCTCGCTCGATCCGATTCACGCCTTCTTCGATGCCGATGAACAAGCGTTTTTGAAGTACCAGAAGCTCGAAGGAAAGCCGACGGGCGAAGAGACGGCCGAGGGAAAGAACCCGATTTTCGCGGGGCTGGCCGACGAGCCGGACGAGTTTCCGCATCGGGGGCATCTCGATTTCTTCGACAATCGCATGGACGCCGAGACCGGCACGATGCGCGGGCAGGCGATTCTGCCGAATCCTGATCTCAAGCTGACGCCCGGGCTGTTCGCGCGACTGCGGATTCCGGGCAGCGAGCGGTACGAGGCGGTGCTAGTTCCCGACTTCGCGGTGAGTGCGGACCAATCGGAGAAGTACGTGCTGCTGGTGAACGCTGAGGGGAAGGTCGAGCGGCGGAATGTGAAGCTGGGTCCGCCGGTTCGCAATCTGCGCGTCGTGCGGGAAGGGCTCGACGGCAGCGAGCAGCTCATTTTGCGCGGATTGCAACGGGTGATGCCCGGCATTCCGGTCAAGGTGAAGACCGAAACGCTCGCGCTCGATGCGGAGGGATTGCCGAATGATTTCGAGCGCGTGCCCCAACGTGAATGGCTCTCGCAGCCGCGGACGAATTCGCGGCCGGTCGACGAACGCGAGCTGGCCAACGCGGCTGGCGAGTCGCGGATTCCCGTTTCGAAGCGTGCCAACTAG